The Solanum pennellii chromosome 11, SPENNV200 genome contains a region encoding:
- the LOC107004274 gene encoding UDP-glycosyltransferase 86A1-like, giving the protein MELKEHIQPHAVLIPVPFQGHINPFTHLAMKLASKGFTITFVNTESTHERIAKAHSHKDDDNPFSHAEESGLDIRYARISDGFPLSFDRRANASQFMIGLTHVFQAHVDDFIENLVLSKPNPPVSCIIADSFHVWGSMIAKKYNLVNVSFWTEPATALTVFYNADLLKRNGHFGRHDKYDDTISYIPGIQAIKPEDLPSYCQDADPNDIKYVFKCIEDAQKADIVIGNTVQELESSTISALQEQQPFYAIGPLCPTNFTKKTISTNLLPATDYTNWLNNKQDGTVLYISFGSLVNLSKQDILEIAQGILISKVSFIWVLRHNILVSGERNIMPLGFEEETADRGLVVPWCSQLAVLSHPAVGGFLTHCGWNSILESILCKVPMVCFPVIGDQLTNRKLVVDDWRIGVNLCTRGLIRREVVAENIGKIMNKSDESRKNIDKTKMILQNALSDEGSSDKNLNQFIQDMKNKILQKN; this is encoded by the exons ATGGAGCTAAAAGAACACATACAGCCACATGCAGTACTGATACCAGTTCCTTTTCAAGGCCATATAAATCCCTTCACACATCTTGCCATGAAACTTGCCTCAAAAGGTTTTACCATCACCTTTGTCAACACGGAATCAACTCACGAGCGGATAGCTAAAGCTCACTCACATAAAGATGACGACAACCCTTTCTCCCATGCAGAGGAATCTGGTCTTGACATTCGTTATGCTAGAATCAGCGATGGTTTTCCACTGAGTTTTGACAGGAGAGCCAACGCGAGCCAGTTCATGATAGGTCTCACTCATGTTTTCCAAGCTCATGTCGATGATTTCATTGAAAATCTAGTCCTCTCAAAACCAAATCCACCAGTATCTTGTATAATAGCTGACAGTTTCCACGTATGGGGATCAATGATCGCCAAGAAATATAATCTCGTCAATGTCTCATTTTGGACTGAACCAGCAACAGCGCTTACAGTCTTCTATAACGCGGACCTGCTCAAGAGAAATGGCCACTTTGGGCGACATG ATAAGTACGATGACACCATCAGCTACATACCAGGAATTCAAGCCATTAAACCAGAGGATTTACCTTCATATTGTCAAGATGCTGATCCAAACGATATTAAATATGTGTTCAAGTGTATTGAAGATGCACAGAAAGCGGACATTGTCATTGGTAACACGGTGCAAGAGCTCGAGTCTTCAACTATCTCGGCCTTACAAGAGCAGCAACCATTCTATGCAATTGGGCCACTCTGTCCCACAAACTTTACCAAGAAAACAATTTCAACGAACCTGCTACCGGCAACAGATTACACCAACTGGCTCAATAACAAACAAGATGGTACAGTGTTATACATCTCATTTGGTAGTCTTGTTAATTTAAGCAAACAGGATATTCTGGAAATAGCACAAGGCATTCTGATAAGTAAAGTGAGTTTCATTTGGGTTCTACGTCACAATATCTTAGTGTCCGGAGAAAGAAACATCATGCCTCTCGGATTTGAGGAAGAAACTGCAGATAGAGGATTGGTTGTGCCGTGGTGCTCTCAACTAGCAGTACTATCACATCCAGCAGTCGGAGGGTTTTTGACGCATTGTGGGTGGAATTCAATCTTGGAGAGCATATTGTGTAAAGTTCCAATGGTGTGCTTTCCTGTTATCGGGGATCAACTTACTAACAGGAAATTAGTGGTTGATGATTGGAGGATCGGTGTGAACCTTTGCACTAGAGGATTGATCAGGAGGGAGGTAGTAGCGGAGAATATTGGAAAGATAATGAATAAATCAGATGAATCGAGGAAGAATATCGATAAAACAAAGATGATACTTCAAAATGCACTTTCTGATGAGGGGTCTTCAGATAAGAATCTCAACCAATTCATACAAGACATGAAGAACAAGATTCTTCAGAAAAATTGA